A single region of the Sphingomonas sp. LY29 genome encodes:
- a CDS encoding HPr kinase/phosphatase C-terminal domain-containing protein, translating to MNGSRLSSENLHATSVAIDGRAVLLSGPSGSGKSDLALRLLDRGFRLVSDDRTIVRKEGGMLVASAPDTIRGKLEVRGIGIVDVPPAEDTAVALVVELTGTMERLPDDSRERTILGIAVPLVSIDATTASAPSKVAIALDRLGLAV from the coding sequence ATGAACGGCAGCCGCCTGAGTTCCGAGAATCTGCATGCTACCAGTGTCGCGATCGACGGGCGCGCCGTTCTGCTTTCGGGTCCGTCTGGATCGGGCAAGTCCGACCTTGCGCTGCGGCTGCTCGATCGCGGTTTCCGGTTGGTCAGCGACGACCGCACGATTGTCCGCAAGGAAGGCGGGATGCTGGTCGCCAGTGCGCCGGACACAATCCGCGGCAAGCTCGAAGTCCGAGGGATCGGGATCGTCGACGTGCCGCCCGCCGAGGACACGGCGGTCGCTCTGGTCGTCGAGCTGACGGGAACGATGGAGCGCCTGCCCGACGACAGCCGTGAGCGGACGATCCTCGGGATCGCGGTGCCGCTGGTGAGCATCGATGCGACCACCGCCTCGGCACCCTCGAAGGTCGCGATCGCGCTCGACCGACTCGGCCTGGCGGTCTGA
- the def gene encoding peptide deformylase: MAILHILEIPDPVLREISTPVEKVDGEIKTLIADMFDTMYDAPGIGLAAVQVGVTKRLLVIDLAEPEEEGGEPVRKPQVFINPEILEESDSKAPYNEGCLSIPDQYAEVMRPDRIRARWMDEHGKTHEEELTGLLAVCLQHEIDHLNGVLFIDHLSKLKRDMVVKKLAKMRKERSLRAA; the protein is encoded by the coding sequence ATGGCCATTCTCCACATCCTCGAAATTCCCGATCCCGTCCTCCGCGAAATCTCGACCCCGGTCGAAAAGGTCGACGGCGAGATCAAGACCCTGATCGCCGACATGTTCGACACCATGTACGATGCGCCGGGAATCGGCCTCGCCGCGGTGCAGGTTGGCGTAACCAAGCGACTGCTCGTCATCGACCTGGCCGAGCCTGAGGAAGAAGGCGGTGAGCCGGTCCGCAAGCCGCAGGTTTTCATCAACCCGGAAATTCTCGAGGAATCGGACAGCAAGGCGCCCTACAACGAGGGCTGCCTGTCGATCCCCGACCAATATGCCGAAGTCATGCGCCCAGACCGCATCCGCGCCCGCTGGATGGACGAACATGGCAAGACACATGAGGAAGAGCTGACGGGCTTGCTAGCCGTCTGCCTCCAGCATGAGATCGATCACCTCAACGGCGTGCTGTTCATCGACCATTTGTCGAAGCTGAAGCGCGACATGGTCGTCAAGAAGCTCGCCAAGATGCGGAAAGAGCGGAGCCTTCGCGCCGCTTAA
- the recR gene encoding recombination mediator RecR has translation MASQQIEALTQALARLPGLGPRSARRAVLHLMKKREGALQPLLGALQAVSESLSTCSTCGNVDTSDPCSICRDTRRDERLLCVVEEVADLWALDRSRLFPGRFHVLGGRLSALEGIRPEDLTIDTLVARLSAGGVDEVVLAMNATLEGQTTAHYLAERLEKFPIRITQLAHGLPVGGELDYLDEGTLAQALRARRPVA, from the coding sequence ATGGCATCGCAGCAGATCGAAGCGCTCACGCAGGCGCTGGCACGGCTTCCCGGGCTTGGCCCGCGCTCGGCGCGCCGGGCGGTGCTTCACCTGATGAAGAAGCGCGAGGGCGCGCTCCAGCCATTGCTCGGCGCGCTGCAGGCGGTGTCGGAATCGCTGTCGACCTGCTCGACCTGCGGCAACGTCGATACCAGCGACCCTTGCAGCATCTGCCGGGACACTCGCCGCGACGAGCGCTTGCTGTGCGTGGTCGAGGAAGTGGCAGACCTGTGGGCGCTGGATCGTTCGCGCCTCTTTCCAGGGCGCTTTCATGTGCTTGGGGGACGATTGTCCGCACTGGAGGGCATTCGTCCTGAGGATTTGACCATCGATACGCTCGTCGCGCGATTGAGCGCAGGCGGGGTCGATGAGGTCGTCCTCGCCATGAACGCCACGCTGGAAGGCCAGACGACCGCTCACTACCTGGCCGAACGTCTGGAGAAATTCCCCATTCGGATCACACAGTTGGCGCACGGCCTTCCCGTTGGCGGTGAGCTCGATTATCTCGACGAGGGGACGTTGGCGCAGGCGTTGCGGGCGCGGCGACCCGTCGCCTGA
- the rmuC gene encoding DNA recombination protein RmuC, with product MDATVIVAVIAALAVGALLGWSIGSRGAAEGKGVAESLRLQLDGVREERDGHARTIELLRSDHARAVDAMRADHEAAISSIRASHLDLTARHSALVAAQDERDQAHQKQLDALETKFAEVGGQMLERAEKKFLERADQRFKESEATSGSNLKALLQPVHERLKRYEEVVGKVEEDRRKDFGLLTGHIEAMKNGTERVSAEAAKLVNALRNAPKARGRWGEQQLRNVLESCGLSEHADFATEVSRSDEEGGRLRPDVIVRVPGGQSLVIDAKVSLNAYQDAFGAVDEAERGIHLATHAAAIRAHVNSLGNKAYWAQFPDAPDYVVMFIPGEHFLSAALEQDSALWDYAFDKRVLLATPTNLIAIARTVAAVWRQEKLAKEARQIGELGKELYDRLAKAASDLRKVGSGLTSAVNNYNSFVSSFESRSLVTARKFRDLNIEPSAREIEAVPPVEALARYGDDKVLPPPSANEDEAAA from the coding sequence TTGGACGCTACCGTCATCGTCGCCGTCATTGCCGCACTCGCCGTGGGCGCACTCCTTGGGTGGTCGATCGGCTCGCGTGGCGCCGCCGAGGGGAAGGGCGTTGCCGAGTCGCTTCGCCTGCAACTGGACGGCGTTCGGGAGGAGCGGGACGGGCACGCGCGGACGATCGAACTGCTTCGGTCTGATCACGCTCGTGCGGTTGATGCGATGCGCGCGGACCATGAGGCCGCAATTTCCTCGATCCGCGCCTCTCATCTCGACCTCACCGCTCGTCACTCCGCGCTGGTGGCGGCGCAGGACGAGCGCGATCAGGCGCACCAGAAACAACTCGACGCGCTCGAAACCAAATTTGCCGAGGTCGGTGGCCAGATGCTCGAGCGGGCCGAAAAGAAGTTTCTCGAACGCGCCGACCAGCGGTTCAAGGAATCAGAGGCCACCTCGGGCAGCAATCTCAAGGCGTTGCTTCAGCCGGTTCATGAGCGATTGAAGCGCTATGAGGAAGTCGTCGGCAAGGTCGAGGAAGATCGCCGAAAGGACTTCGGGCTCCTCACCGGGCATATCGAGGCGATGAAGAACGGCACCGAACGCGTCTCTGCCGAGGCTGCCAAGCTGGTCAACGCACTTCGCAATGCTCCCAAGGCTCGCGGCCGGTGGGGGGAGCAGCAGCTCCGCAACGTGCTCGAAAGCTGCGGGCTCAGCGAGCACGCCGACTTCGCCACCGAAGTCAGCCGATCGGACGAGGAGGGCGGGCGCCTCCGCCCCGACGTGATCGTCCGCGTGCCGGGCGGCCAGAGCCTGGTGATCGACGCGAAGGTGAGCCTGAATGCCTATCAGGATGCGTTCGGCGCCGTTGACGAGGCCGAGCGTGGCATCCACCTCGCGACCCACGCCGCTGCAATCCGCGCGCACGTCAACTCACTCGGCAACAAGGCCTATTGGGCGCAGTTTCCGGACGCGCCGGATTATGTCGTCATGTTCATCCCGGGCGAACATTTCCTGTCGGCCGCGCTGGAGCAGGATTCAGCCCTGTGGGACTACGCCTTCGACAAGCGCGTTCTCCTTGCGACTCCCACCAACCTCATCGCCATCGCGCGAACGGTCGCGGCGGTCTGGCGCCAGGAGAAGCTGGCCAAGGAAGCCCGCCAGATCGGCGAATTGGGCAAGGAACTGTACGATCGCCTTGCCAAGGCGGCGAGCGACCTTCGCAAGGTCGGCAGCGGCCTGACCAGCGCGGTCAATAATTACAACAGCTTCGTGTCGAGCTTTGAAAGCCGGTCGCTGGTGACGGCACGCAAGTTCCGCGATCTGAACATCGAGCCGAGCGCGCGCGAGATCGAGGCGGTCCCGCCGGTCGAAGCGCTCGCGCGTTACGGCGACGACAAGGTACTCCCGCCGCCCTCGGCGAATGAAGATGAAGCCGCCGCCTAG
- the fmt gene encoding methionyl-tRNA formyltransferase has translation MRIIFMGSPAFAVPTLDALVEAGHEIVCVYTQPPRPAGRGKADRPTAVEERARSLGLQVRTPKSLRNEEEQAAFAALDADVAVVAAYGLILPQAILDAPRHGCLNVHGSLLPRWRGAAPVQRAIMAGDEVTGVTIMQMEAGLDTGPMLTKEALAIGTKNAAQVTEELSQLGARKMVEVLADLAAHPSTPQPEDGATYAAKISKDEARIDWRRPASELVRHIQGLSPFPGAWFQLGDERVKILAADPTEGSGPPGTVLDDQMMIACGVGALRPSRLQRAGKAPLPTSDLLRGYAIPAGTILS, from the coding sequence ATGCGGATCATCTTCATGGGCAGCCCGGCCTTCGCGGTCCCCACCCTCGATGCGCTGGTCGAGGCGGGCCACGAGATCGTGTGCGTCTACACCCAGCCCCCCCGCCCCGCGGGCCGCGGCAAGGCGGACCGTCCGACGGCGGTCGAAGAGCGCGCTAGGTCGCTTGGCCTGCAAGTGCGGACCCCGAAGTCGTTGCGCAATGAAGAGGAGCAGGCGGCCTTCGCTGCACTCGATGCCGATGTCGCGGTGGTCGCGGCTTATGGGCTGATCCTGCCGCAGGCGATCCTCGACGCGCCCCGGCACGGATGCCTCAACGTCCATGGCTCGCTCCTGCCGCGCTGGCGCGGCGCGGCGCCCGTGCAGCGCGCGATCATGGCTGGCGACGAGGTGACCGGAGTCACGATCATGCAGATGGAGGCCGGCCTCGACACCGGCCCGATGCTTACCAAGGAAGCGCTTGCCATCGGAACGAAGAATGCCGCGCAAGTCACTGAGGAATTGTCGCAATTGGGTGCGCGGAAGATGGTCGAGGTGCTCGCCGACCTTGCCGCTCACCCCTCGACGCCGCAGCCGGAGGACGGGGCCACCTACGCCGCAAAGATCAGCAAGGACGAAGCGAGGATCGACTGGCGACGACCGGCAAGCGAACTGGTCCGGCACATTCAGGGCCTCTCCCCTTTTCCAGGTGCGTGGTTCCAGCTTGGTGACGAGCGAGTGAAGATCCTTGCCGCCGACCCGACGGAAGGCTCTGGACCTCCGGGCACGGTGCTCGACGATCAGATGATGATCGCCTGCGGTGTCGGTGCACTCCGTCCTTCGCGTCTGCAGCGTGCCGGCAAGGCTCCGCTTCCGACCAGCGATCTGTTGCGCGGATACGCGATCCCTGCGGGGACCATCCTGTCGTGA
- a CDS encoding HPr family phosphocarrier protein — protein sequence MSCSRTLAITNRRGLHARASAKFVNLAAGLPAKVEVEKDGNRVCGTSIMGLMMLGAAMGDTIVIHCEGDECDEAMGQLAALVENRFGED from the coding sequence TTGAGCTGTTCCCGGACGCTGGCGATCACCAATCGCCGCGGGCTGCATGCGCGCGCGAGCGCGAAATTCGTGAACCTCGCGGCCGGCCTTCCGGCCAAGGTCGAGGTCGAGAAAGACGGCAACCGCGTCTGCGGCACCTCGATCATGGGCCTGATGATGCTTGGCGCCGCGATGGGCGATACCATCGTGATCCATTGCGAAGGCGACGAGTGCGACGAAGCCATGGGGCAGCTGGCCGCGTTGGTTGAAAACCGCTTCGGCGAAGATTGA
- the rapZ gene encoding RNase adapter RapZ translates to MAERRPSLPRLLLVTGMSGAGKSTVLDALEDMGWDCVDNLPTALLDQFVNGERAARQSMPVAVGMDVRSRGFDPKALPALFRSIEGVTPELLYLDCAGSELIRRYDETRRRHPLAPDRPAEDGIARERGATAPLRQMADIVLDTTDLTPAELRDQLRERYGGAVDQPVITLSSFGFARGISRTADLVFDMRFVANPHWIDSLRPLTGEDKAVQDYVSSDPEWASTMDDVEGLLTRLIPRYWAAGKSYLTVAFGCTGGRHRSVAATVEMAKRLQGAGFSPIVRHRDLASPPSDTIEGTPANELREAKTKRVSE, encoded by the coding sequence GTGGCCGAGCGCCGCCCTTCTTTGCCGAGGCTGTTGCTGGTCACGGGAATGTCCGGGGCCGGCAAGTCGACGGTGCTCGACGCGCTGGAGGACATGGGCTGGGACTGCGTCGACAACCTCCCCACCGCCCTGCTCGACCAGTTCGTCAACGGCGAGCGCGCGGCTCGCCAGTCGATGCCCGTCGCGGTGGGCATGGACGTGCGCAGCCGCGGCTTCGACCCGAAGGCCTTGCCCGCGCTGTTCCGCTCGATCGAAGGGGTCACGCCCGAGCTTCTCTACCTCGATTGCGCGGGGTCGGAGCTCATCCGCCGCTACGACGAGACGAGACGTCGCCATCCTCTGGCCCCCGATCGGCCCGCCGAGGACGGTATTGCCCGCGAGCGCGGCGCCACCGCTCCGCTTCGGCAGATGGCCGACATCGTGCTCGACACGACCGACCTCACGCCCGCCGAGCTTCGCGACCAGCTTCGCGAGCGGTACGGCGGCGCGGTCGACCAGCCTGTTATCACCCTCTCATCGTTCGGATTTGCGCGCGGGATCTCCCGCACCGCGGACCTCGTATTCGACATGCGCTTCGTCGCCAATCCGCACTGGATCGACTCGCTTCGGCCACTGACCGGGGAAGACAAGGCGGTCCAGGATTACGTCTCGTCCGACCCCGAGTGGGCCTCCACGATGGACGATGTCGAGGGCCTGTTAACCCGCCTGATTCCCCGCTATTGGGCCGCCGGCAAAAGCTATTTGACCGTGGCATTCGGCTGCACAGGTGGCCGCCATCGCTCGGTCGCGGCGACGGTCGAAATGGCGAAGCGGTTGCAAGGCGCGGGTTTTTCGCCGATTGTCCGGCATCGCGACCTCGCTTCTCCGCCAAGCGACACGATCGAGGGAACGCCCGCCAACGAATTGCGCGAGGCGAAGACGAAACGAGTGAGTGAATGA
- a CDS encoding four-helix bundle copper-binding protein gives MSIRKMISLHPASKDHNNQALADAVHHLMYCSKMSLSCADACMAESMDMTQCIRLCLDCSDICEATAKLGARRTGDDQPMLRELLEVCARMCEQCAAECERHDHDHCKLCAQICRECAEDCRKAALSIG, from the coding sequence ATGTCCATTCGCAAGATGATCTCGCTGCACCCGGCGTCGAAGGATCATAACAATCAGGCGCTGGCCGATGCGGTCCACCACCTGATGTATTGTTCGAAAATGAGCCTGTCGTGCGCCGATGCCTGCATGGCCGAGTCGATGGACATGACGCAGTGCATCCGCCTGTGCCTCGATTGCTCCGACATCTGCGAAGCGACCGCCAAGCTCGGCGCGCGCCGCACCGGCGACGATCAGCCGATGCTCCGCGAATTGCTCGAAGTATGCGCGCGCATGTGCGAGCAGTGCGCCGCGGAATGCGAACGCCACGACCATGATCATTGCAAGCTGTGCGCGCAGATCTGCCGCGAATGCGCCGAGGATTGCCGCAAGGCGGCGCTCTCGATCGGTTAA
- a CDS encoding PTS sugar transporter subunit IIA, with protein MIGLVLVTHGRLAVEFITAMEHVVGPQQAIEGICIDADDDMELRRQDIADAIQRCDQGEGVIILTDLFGGTPSNLAISLMKSENVEVIAGVNLPMLIRLEGARKAMGVRAAVAAAREAGRKYISVASEILGEAAA; from the coding sequence ATGATCGGATTAGTGTTGGTGACCCACGGCCGTCTGGCGGTCGAATTCATCACTGCCATGGAACATGTCGTTGGTCCGCAACAGGCGATCGAAGGCATTTGCATCGATGCCGACGACGACATGGAATTGCGCCGCCAGGACATCGCCGACGCGATTCAGCGCTGCGACCAGGGCGAGGGCGTCATCATTCTGACCGACCTGTTCGGGGGCACGCCGTCGAACCTCGCCATCAGCCTGATGAAGAGCGAGAATGTCGAAGTCATCGCGGGGGTGAATTTGCCGATGCTGATCCGGCTTGAAGGCGCGCGCAAGGCGATGGGCGTTCGCGCCGCGGTTGCTGCCGCGCGCGAGGCGGGGCGCAAATATATCTCGGTTGCCAGCGAAATCCTGGGCGAGGCAGCGGCTTGA
- a CDS encoding HAMP domain-containing sensor histidine kinase — protein sequence MASATASAKSDDTDLVLTWSGRWTLSHRILAVNILTLALVLLAILFLDSYRNRLQKERLRQVIAEAAMAATALPAVDASAREQLLGQLSRRNDSRIRLYAPDGSLTLDSWRVTGPTYRLRDPSTQRWTKDVARAIDRGFNAVVGQDSEQEFAEPAVDRADAWEEVVESRATGRLQSETREAPELTPVFSAAAPVAGLGTLFVTDNDRAFTRTVRKQRRSLALALGVVATLSVLLSLFLARTIVRPLRRIAIAAHRVRLGRAREVKVPRLPSRRDEIGLLARSVSDMSQSLRQRIDNIEAFAADVTHELKNPLASLRSAVDSLERVDDPALRKQLIDVIRQDVVRLDRLIGDVGEAARTDAELARARFEPVDLGILIGQLVKAWEGRRETGSVRLAFARPRKASAIVMAEPNRLVRAIDNLIDNAISFSPPGGLVEIAATHVGDDILIRIDDEGPGVPPEQREAIFNRFHSVRPASESFGRHSGLGLAIARAIVEGHDGEIDVADRDDAPSGARFTIKLKAADRA from the coding sequence ATGGCGTCGGCTACCGCTTCGGCGAAGAGTGACGACACCGACCTAGTCCTGACCTGGTCGGGACGCTGGACGCTGTCGCACCGCATCCTCGCGGTGAACATCCTAACGCTCGCGCTGGTACTGCTCGCGATCCTGTTCCTCGACAGCTATCGCAACCGCCTTCAGAAGGAGCGCCTTCGCCAGGTGATCGCGGAGGCGGCAATGGCCGCGACCGCTCTTCCCGCCGTCGACGCCAGTGCGCGCGAACAATTGCTGGGCCAATTGTCGCGGCGGAACGACAGCCGCATCCGCCTTTACGCGCCCGACGGCAGCCTGACGCTCGACAGCTGGCGCGTGACCGGCCCGACCTACCGGCTTCGCGATCCGTCGACGCAGCGCTGGACCAAGGATGTCGCTCGCGCGATCGACCGAGGGTTCAATGCCGTTGTCGGGCAAGACAGCGAGCAGGAGTTTGCAGAACCGGCGGTCGACCGCGCCGACGCTTGGGAGGAAGTCGTCGAATCGCGCGCGACCGGGCGCCTGCAGAGCGAGACGCGAGAGGCTCCGGAATTGACCCCGGTCTTCTCCGCCGCCGCGCCGGTGGCGGGGCTAGGTACGTTGTTTGTCACCGACAACGATCGCGCCTTCACGCGGACGGTGCGCAAGCAGCGCCGCTCGTTGGCGCTCGCGCTTGGTGTCGTCGCGACGCTGTCGGTGCTTCTGTCGCTGTTCCTCGCCCGCACGATCGTCCGGCCGCTTCGAAGGATCGCGATCGCGGCGCACCGCGTTCGCCTTGGCCGAGCGCGCGAGGTCAAGGTGCCCCGCCTTCCCTCGCGGCGCGACGAGATTGGCCTGCTCGCCCGTTCGGTCAGCGACATGAGCCAGTCGCTTCGCCAGCGCATCGACAATATCGAGGCGTTCGCCGCCGACGTGACGCATGAGCTAAAGAACCCGCTGGCGTCGCTGCGCAGCGCCGTCGACAGCCTCGAGCGGGTCGACGATCCTGCGCTCCGCAAGCAATTGATCGACGTCATCCGGCAGGATGTGGTCCGCCTCGACCGCTTGATCGGCGACGTCGGTGAAGCGGCCCGCACCGATGCCGAGCTCGCCCGCGCACGCTTCGAGCCGGTCGACCTCGGCATCCTGATCGGTCAGCTGGTCAAGGCATGGGAAGGCCGCCGCGAAACCGGAAGCGTCCGCCTTGCCTTTGCCCGCCCACGAAAGGCCAGCGCGATCGTCATGGCCGAACCCAATCGACTGGTCCGCGCGATCGACAATCTGATCGATAACGCGATCAGCTTCTCGCCGCCCGGCGGGCTCGTCGAGATCGCGGCAACGCACGTCGGCGACGACATCCTGATCCGGATCGACGACGAGGGTCCCGGCGTGCCGCCCGAGCAGCGCGAGGCGATCTTCAATCGTTTCCACTCGGTCCGACCCGCCAGCGAATCTTTCGGAAGACATAGTGGCCTCGGCCTTGCGATCGCCCGGGCAATCGTTGAGGGTCACGACGGGGAGATTGACGTGGCGGACCGCGACGACGCGCCTTCGGGTGCGCGCTTTACGATCAAGTTGAAGGCAGCCGACCGCGCATGA
- the truA gene encoding tRNA pseudouridine(38-40) synthase TruA, whose product MTRWRLTVEYDGELFVGWQRQAIGDSIQQTLEQAIGRMTGETVTVHAAGRTDAGVHALAMSAHVDIAKPLTEHRLREGVNALVRPAPISVTAVAPVADDWHARFSCTGRRYVYRILNRRAPPALLRGKVWHIAEPLDLVAMTEAASILVGLHDFTTFRSVHCQSASPVKTLDELTVERVGDELQVHAAARSFLHHQVRSMTGCLALVGRGRWTVEDMSEALAAKDRSALGLNAPPQGLYFVEATYP is encoded by the coding sequence GTGACCCGCTGGCGACTGACGGTCGAATATGACGGAGAGTTATTCGTCGGCTGGCAGCGGCAAGCGATCGGCGACAGTATCCAGCAAACGCTCGAGCAAGCTATCGGTCGAATGACGGGCGAGACGGTTACCGTTCATGCGGCGGGAAGGACCGATGCAGGCGTCCACGCGCTGGCGATGAGCGCGCATGTCGATATCGCCAAGCCGCTGACCGAGCATCGCCTTCGCGAAGGCGTCAACGCCCTCGTCCGCCCCGCGCCGATCAGCGTGACCGCGGTCGCCCCGGTCGCGGACGATTGGCACGCCCGATTCTCCTGCACTGGCCGGCGCTACGTCTATCGAATCCTCAACCGCCGTGCGCCGCCCGCCCTTCTTCGTGGCAAGGTGTGGCATATCGCCGAACCGCTCGATCTGGTGGCAATGACCGAGGCAGCGTCGATCCTCGTCGGACTGCATGATTTCACGACGTTTCGATCGGTGCATTGCCAGTCGGCCAGCCCCGTCAAAACGCTCGACGAGTTGACCGTCGAACGCGTTGGTGACGAGTTACAGGTCCATGCGGCCGCGCGCAGTTTTCTTCATCACCAGGTACGGTCGATGACCGGATGCCTGGCGCTCGTCGGGCGCGGGCGATGGACCGTCGAGGACATGTCCGAGGCGCTGGCGGCAAAGGATCGGTCCGCACTCGGGCTCAATGCGCCGCCACAGGGCCTGTACTTTGTCGAGGCAACCTATCCTTAA
- a CDS encoding META domain-containing protein, producing MTKSLIAVPLLALSLTACETYSPGPFEPGPPTTEGSYRAIGTEPFWDLTIGRDLVFTDRGNNVQVVQPTPRPINGIAGEIYQTPRINVNVVHTPCSDGMSDRTYPDTVQVRVDGREYRGCGAAVGFYSQVGETGLPNPAPINLVGSNWRVAAINGRATPPSNYYINFQPDRVQAKFGCNSIGSGYSLSGSTLSAGALMMTRMACPDMSFENDGSRIMAQPMTVTGGGPTMTMSNSVGKIELVRAR from the coding sequence ATGACGAAATCGCTCATTGCTGTGCCGCTTCTCGCCCTTAGCCTGACGGCCTGCGAGACCTATTCGCCCGGCCCGTTCGAGCCGGGCCCGCCGACGACCGAGGGAAGCTATCGCGCAATCGGAACCGAGCCTTTTTGGGACCTGACGATCGGCCGCGACCTCGTCTTCACCGATCGCGGCAATAACGTGCAGGTGGTGCAGCCCACGCCGCGTCCGATCAATGGAATTGCCGGCGAGATCTATCAGACGCCGCGGATCAACGTGAATGTCGTCCACACGCCCTGCAGCGACGGAATGAGTGACCGGACCTACCCCGATACTGTCCAGGTCCGGGTCGACGGCCGCGAGTATCGAGGATGCGGCGCAGCGGTTGGCTTCTACAGCCAAGTCGGTGAGACGGGACTGCCCAATCCGGCCCCGATCAATCTGGTCGGCAGCAATTGGCGGGTAGCTGCCATCAACGGACGCGCGACGCCGCCTTCCAATTATTATATCAATTTCCAGCCCGATCGGGTCCAGGCGAAGTTTGGCTGCAACTCGATCGGAAGCGGCTACAGCCTCAGCGGATCGACGCTGTCGGCCGGCGCGCTGATGATGACGCGGATGGCCTGTCCCGACATGAGCTTCGAGAATGACGGGTCACGCATCATGGCGCAGCCGATGACGGTAACGGGTGGCGGGCCGACGATGACAATGTCCAACAGCGTCGGAAAGATCGAACTCGTCCGCGCCCGCTAG
- a CDS encoding RNA methyltransferase — protein sequence MPRQVTSFSNDTVKFLRSLRDKKARRETGLFLAEGLRIVTEARDVGRLPVIVAYSAHNGVHPLAEEIIVAAEAAGAEVIETTPDILSKMSGKDNPQAILGAFRQPDTSLTAIDRDSSPLWLVAQALRDPGNIGTILRTGDATGAGGLILIDDCADPFSVEAVRASMGAIFTQGIATATWGEFLPWLRGGAGQLVGTSLDTDFDYLDATYEQPCFLLIGNESQGLPADYAAACDLMVKMPMLGRADSLNAAIAAAVMAYQVRASWRNR from the coding sequence ATGCCGCGCCAAGTCACATCCTTTTCGAACGATACGGTAAAATTCCTGCGGTCACTGCGGGACAAGAAGGCGCGTCGCGAAACCGGACTGTTCCTGGCCGAGGGCCTGCGCATCGTGACCGAAGCCCGCGACGTAGGACGCCTCCCGGTCATCGTGGCTTATTCGGCGCATAACGGCGTTCATCCACTCGCCGAGGAGATCATTGTCGCGGCCGAGGCTGCCGGTGCCGAAGTGATCGAAACGACGCCCGACATTCTTTCGAAGATGTCGGGCAAGGATAATCCGCAGGCTATCCTTGGGGCCTTTCGCCAGCCTGATACGAGCCTGACCGCGATTGATCGCGATTCGTCGCCGTTGTGGCTGGTCGCGCAGGCGCTTCGTGACCCGGGCAACATCGGCACCATCCTCCGCACGGGCGACGCGACCGGCGCCGGTGGCCTGATCCTGATCGACGACTGCGCCGATCCCTTCTCGGTCGAAGCGGTGCGCGCGTCGATGGGTGCAATCTTCACTCAAGGCATTGCGACCGCAACGTGGGGCGAATTCCTGCCTTGGCTTCGCGGCGGAGCGGGCCAATTGGTCGGCACCAGCCTCGATACCGATTTCGACTATCTCGACGCGACCTACGAGCAGCCCTGCTTCCTGTTGATCGGCAACGAGAGCCAGGGGCTTCCCGCCGATTACGCCGCGGCGTGCGACTTAATGGTAAAAATGCCGATGCTGGGCCGCGCCGATAGCTTGAATGCGGCAATCGCGGCGGCGGTCATGGCCTATCAGGTGCGTGCAAGCTGGCGGAACCGCTGA